Below is a genomic region from Triticum dicoccoides isolate Atlit2015 ecotype Zavitan chromosome 5A, WEW_v2.0, whole genome shotgun sequence.
GCTCCCAACAGTTTTTGCCAGTGCTCTCCACATTAGTTGAGGACCAGCCGAACTTTCTTTATTCATGTATAATTGTCAGTAGTACTACTAATTACTTAATGCATCAGACTTGAAAAAGACTTTCAGAACTAAATTTCAGCTGGCTTTCATGCATACGCCGTTGACTTGACGATTATAGTCATGTTTAGGAAACTGTGTACCAATATTCAAGAGAACGAATACTGCAACTGTAACTACCCCCAATCTTGTAAATTTTCCTACTAGAAAAAAACGTAAACGTTAACACATCCTTTGGATTTCATAAGTGTGCATCATAGAAAATAATGGCCAAAGTTGTACTATTATGAAGATCCTATGATTATCACAAGTTTGAAACAACAACCATTAGAAGGCCCCAATGGGTACAACTTTGGGTTGTGTGCAATCCCTTGAGAACATACGTGCCTGCTCGAATAAATTTCTAAATCATGTACTCCTACCGATTCATTTTACTTGTTGGTTTgttgctcaaatggatgtatctagcactgaaatataTTTAGATATATTcacttgagcgacaagtaatatggttCGGAGGGAGTAGGATGTAATGTGTGTGATGGTAAGAATAATTAAAGCAGATAAATTCCGCAAAAAAACGAAAGCAGGTAAGATATATATTTCACAACACCATCAAGCATATATTGGTAAATCAAAAGGTATAAGTATTTTGTGTGTGCGTGGAAAGTCTATAAACGAACCTCTGTACTGTATAAAGAATCTTAGAACATCTTCTCTAAGAATATAACATGCAAGCCACTTGTATCTGAATCAAAACATATTACGTGACAGGAGAAGCCATTTCTTCCGTTGTTATTTCGTTTAGTTCCCCTCACATTCGGTAGTTGATCAGGCAACTAGAGGCGAAGGAACCCTTGGATCAATGTAGGGATTGCAGTTTTTGGTATGTTTGTTTTGTATATATTTGGTGACAATGTCTCAATTAATGATGGATGTGGCATGCACGTAATACAATTTCCGCGGCTCTATCTTTTTCTTGACGTGGTGTGGCTAACATAGTCAACACCGAGAAGCATGTGATGCCTTTTGTCCTGCACAAGCTTTCACATTGTCGTCCAACGATTCAACCTACCTTGATGGTTCGACCTTTTTTCGGTGTTATTGGCGTCAATAGTGGTGTGCAGTTTTTTTCGGTTAGTGATTCCCACGGTGGGATGTTTGGTTCCAAGATGCACTTTGCCACAACTCAAGTTACGCAAGTTTGATCAAGTTAagtgggtgtttggttctagccacacctagacAATAGTGTCTTTGTGCAAAAGTCTCACATGTCATACACACAAAAATATATGATAATGTGTCATTGGGCAAGACAAAGTGTGGCTAAGAATTTGAACTCCTAAGATTAGCCAAGTTTGCCAGAAATAGTGTGGCAAACTATGGCAAAGTTAGCCAGCAATCAAACAAGCCCTGGTTTTTgtgctttatttttttctcttcaaaatatgatgacaaaTCATCAGTTTGATGACTGGCCTTGCAAGGCGATGTGTCCCAAGACATACCGCTTACGGCGATCTTTGGTTCTCACAAGTTGGTTTGCGCGGTTCAAGTGCTTTTGGAATCGTTGGGATCCATCCAGCTCATTCAAATTTGGTCATATGAAATTCATGCACTATAAGATTCGGAGAGTGGCAAGGAACACAAGTCAGAGTTTGAAAACCTTGGAGGTATCTCCTGATTTTACTTGGCAGAGCATAGTTGTAGGTATTCAAACTTTCCAGAGAGGGTGCATTTGGCATGTAGGTACGGGAGCACATATTGATATATGGCGGGATCCCTGGATCCCTTCGAGTCCTTCAAGGAAGGTAATCACCCCTAGGGGTGCAACGATGCTCAGATTTGTGGAAGAGCTTATTGATCCACACATTGGACAGTGGGACGAAGTGCTAATTAGAGATGTATTCTCTCCTGTTGATGCTCATAGGATCCTCCAAATACCTTTGAATGTGCAGATTATGGAGGATTTTATTGCTTGGAACTACACGCGATCAGGAACCTTTTCAGTAAGATCGGCATATCATAGGGAGTTCGAGCACCAATATGGGCGACGTCTTACAAGAACAGATGGACAAGGAAATATACAGATGAATACGATATGGAAGGAAGTGTGGAATCTAAAACTCCCAGGAAAAATTAAGCACTTTATTTGGAAGGCGCTGAATGGCTCATTGCCTTGTTTTGGAGTACTAGCTAATAGGCATATTCCGGCAGTGCCCCAATGTCCTTTTTGTTCTATTGGGTTGGAAGACATCCAGTATTGTTTGTTTACGTGCAAACGGGCAAAGGAAGTCTGAACTGAATTGGGTTTGCTGGAAATCATCTCGGATGCGGTTGGGCAGGATCGCTCAGGTTCGATTACAGTCGAGATTCTTAGCTGGATTAAAACGGTTAGGGAGGATCTACCCACTGAAAAATTTATTATGGTGGCTGCTTGGTACTTGTGGTGGCAGCGCCGCCAACACGTGAAGGGCGAAGCGATCCAAACTGCGGATAGAGCTGCTACATCAATCAGAGTTTTAGCTACAAATTTCATTAGAGCATACACGAACAAGCAGCCGGATAGAAGCCATGATCACATGTGGAAGCGTCCACTCAGCGACATGACTAAAATCAATGTCGTCGCGACCTTCCAAGCTGAAACTTTGTCAGGAGCAACAAGTGCGATCGCTCGCGACAGCCGAGGGAAGTTTATCGCTGCAGCAACTTGGCACATCCCTCAGTTTGGCACTGTTGACTCTGCAGAGATAACAGCAATTCGTAATGGCCTATACTTAGAGGGGAAGATTGAATGCAATAAGATCCTAATTGAATCAGACATCAACTTTGTGGTTGAATCAGTACAAAATCCAGATGCTCATGCTGGACTTGATGCGGTTATGGTGGCAGAGTGTAAACAGCTAGCTCTGGATTTTGCTAGTGTTGAATACTCACATTGCTTCCGCGAGGCGAATGAGGTGGCACACAGATTAGCACAATAAATCTTCTATTTTTTGGAATCGTTTATCCCTGACTTTAGGTGTCGGTTAGATGCCATGAGAGGCGAGTGCGATCGATTGGAAATTGTTGGTCGCAGCTCGCAAGTGCTCCCTACAGGAGTGGTTATCTCTTCGGCCGCAGAAAACACATGGCCCAATGCCGGCCCTAATCTAACCACGCAGTAGTGCTTTCGCCATCAATCAAAGGCACTACTAGCTAGTAGTGGTACGAACGAGACGACTCGCCAAGGTAGATTATAGATAGAAAGCATCAATGGCTTGTGAGTTGGAACTACTTGCATCTAATTTCTTCCTCCACGGAAAGCACATGGTCCATTATCCCTCTGGGGTACGTACGTGCTCCAGCGGCACTTTAATAGCGCCGCCAGTCGTAATCTAATGCTGAGGAGATTAGGCCGGAGCTGTGGAAGATTATATGAGTGATTAACCGGCAGTAGTACGTACGTAGCAGTTGCTGGGTAGCGTCTCCGGGCTCCTGCGGGGAGAGGAGCGAGCGAGCAATGGAAAGCGACGTGGATCATGATTGTCAGACCGTGGATAGGATAACCTTGCTAAATAGATCCGTCCACCGTCTACGGTGGGGCGACGGAGCGCCCGGCCACGGCAGCCGTACGAAGCACGTGGATAAGACGAGGCGCTGTCGTGCGACGCGGCAATGCGAGCACCCCTTGGCGGGCGGCAAGggccacttcttcttcttcttctcggggaAGTCCGTCGTACTACTGCAAGCTGCACGTGCTGGGTGGCGACGCGTACgacgatggatggatggatgagacTCCCTTTTTCCTACACTAGAAGCGACGAGGATGGATGGAGCTCAGCTTACCGAGGAGGCCAAGAGGCAGTTAAAAATGGCCTGTCTCATCCTCGCATGCACAAGGGAGGAAACCTtgcatgacatggcatgcagtgtcGACTCAAAGTCAAGCTCGTCTGATGGAGCGGATCCTTGCACGAGATCTGGCCGGCCGGTGATGTTTGCGGCGCATGTTTCACACATTTGTCGAGTTTTTATGTTAGTATTACTACGACGAGAAGATCGGCAGAGCCAGCCATCATCCCTGGTCCAACATGCATGTTCAACCTCGCAACAGTGCAACCGCGATTCTCACAGCACACGTACCTGTCGCATCGTTGGTTCTCCACCCTCGCGCATCGCGGATCGCTTTTCCATGGCGCCGAGTTGTCGCCGCGTCAGAGGCCTCGTGTTTTTTCCTTCCTCATTTCTTTCCCGATGCGATCCCTTCTTCCATCACCGATCCCCCGCCGCGCGGTGGTGGTTTCCGGCAAAGCGATGGGTCCCCGGACGCCATCGCACGATCGAGATGCCATGGCACGgcgccatcgccatcgccatcgaTGTGCCCGTCGCCACAGCGCGCCCACGGGCAGATCGATGGTGGCCTCACGTGAGCATAGCATATAGCGTGCACTAGCAGCAGCTTGCGACGGCTCACCGCCGCTGACAGTAACAGTAGCAGGTGCCCGCTCCGGCCCCTGGCTGGTTCCGTGGCTGAGAGACTGCGCGCAACAGTGTGATGAGTGAAGGAGGCCGGCGGCGGAGCGCGCGCCATGAGCCGGGCATCTTGGCGATGGCCGGCGCGTCGCTGTCACAGCAGTTTCTCAGGCTTGCTAGCTAGAGGCAGGAAGAGGGAGGGGCTAGCCGAGTAGGATCAGCTCGACTCGActctatggatcccatctcatcgtGTACGTGCGGTTGAGCTACGCGTGCGAGTCTTTGTTTTGTCTAGCGTCAACTCctccgctcctcctccaatgggcgCACGAAGAACTTTGTTTAGCTAGCTTACCTATAAACCTAGGGAAGGAACTGCATCgtgctagctactccctccgtccataaataagtgtacttctaacttttgtcttaagtcaaaattttaaaattttgaccaactttataaaaaAAAAGTAGCAGTATTTATgacactaaattagtatcactagattcgtTTTGAATTGTAATTTCATAATATATTAATTTTatgtcatatatgttactactcttttgtatatatttggttaaaattttaaaactttgacttagaagAAAGGCTACAAGTACACTTATtcgaggacggagggagtacgcagAATGCAGCCGCCGGCCATTCCTACGGTACGGCTATATCACTTGGACATAAATATCACTTGGACATAAAAAATTGAATAAACCGTCCTTCCTTTGTCGAAGAAAAAAAAAGGTAAACGTGGGGATGAGCTGAGAATGGAAGGAGATCCGGTGACCCGAGCAGATGGATCCGAATATCCCCTCCGATGCACTGTTGGTCGGTTGGCGCGGTCCAGTCATCCATCCTGTTGGTTGGATCGTGGTCGTGGAGCTACCTAGCAGCGCGTAGCACTAGCAGATCGGAGTGCGGAGGCACTGTTCCGGAGTGCGTGGCTGCCCCAGCCCAGAAGCATATCCTGCAAAATTCGTCGCAGGGGCCATATGGCATATCCTGAACGTAAATCCTTTATATTCTGAAAAATGATGGCAGGACGACCGGCGAAACGAGACCGAGCGCAGTGCCATGCTAGTTACCAGTAGAAAAACAATTGGTGGCGAGTTCCACTGATAAAATATTACGTACTCCTACTTCgttgtagtactactagtatagtatACTGGTGCTGGGTGTGGGTGGGGTGATGTAGctttgtgatgatgatgatgatggtggtgatccCGTCTACTAGGGGTGGGTAGTGGGGCGGGTCGGGGGTGACCAGGTGCTGACGGATCCATCTTATCCCCGCGCTGCCGAATCCAAAAAGCGGCACCCCATGCGAGCACAACACCGCAGCGGAGCGGCTACCCGGCTGCCGCGCCCTTGTTTAACAGTTTCCTTCCGCTCGATCGCTCTGTCGGCCCGTCGCGCCCGCTCAAGTGCCGTCCCGACGAGTGACGCGGCGCGGGCCCGACCTGTCGGTGGCCTGCCAAATCGCACACTTTGTTTTTCCGGGGGGAAATGGCACACAATTCCTCCGCTCAAAACCAAACCAAACGGAAAAAAAATCGTCGGAAAATAAAATGAAGCGAAATGGACGTGGAAGCGTGGCAGACTGGCAGTTACGTGCGGTTTACCTGCCAGGCCACGCGAATGGCCGAGCGTGAACGCCGCCGCCGCTCGTGTCTCCACACGCTTGTTAACGAGTTCCATCCACATAAGCCGAGAATTAACTCTTCTTACTTATCGTGCTCGTTTCCGATCACGGAAGCCAAATTTGTCCGTGATACTCTGTGCGGAATGTTAACTCACTCCCCACGCCAAATAAACCCTGCGTTCAAGCGTCGCGCTCCACGTTTTTATTTTCCCCATTTCGGCCTTTCTTCTGGCATATTTATTAGATATATACACTAGATGGAAGTGTCCAAAGCGAAAGCCATAAGGGCCTCGTCATAAAAAAAATAAGAACGTTTAGTAGCCGCTCGGCCGGTTGCCTCGTTCCTAAGCAACGGACGACACAATTACTTATCAAACCCCAAACTCACTGCTACTTACAAAACACAAGCAGCCGCAGATATTCGTCCAAGATGCGGTGAATAACCCAATTCAGCTTCGGCTACTACACGTCCATGGCAGACACACTGGTTTGATTTAAAAATAACGCAAAAAAATAATAGTACTAGCATCCTACTCCTACACTGCAGACAGTGTGCTCCACAATGGCCGCAGCGCCGATGCACCGCACCTGAGAGAGCCCCAGACCAAAGCCGAGTTGGCCACAGCCCCCGTTTTATTTGCGACCGAGCAGATGAATTTGACTCCATTTCGTTTTTCCTTTtcataaatagtactccctccgtaaacgttTTTATATTAGAATACTAGAATGGTGATCCAAACgcatttatattagtttacagagggattttagtattctaaacgctcttatattagtttactgaGGGAGTATTAAATATAAAGAAAATAAAAGGGGTTCCGCACACTCGCGGGGCGGCAGATAAACTCGCGGGCGGGCGGGCACGTATATAAAACCACTGTGGCCACCAGCATCCACaaaattctccctctctctctctcgaaatCCCTCTCCCTCTTTCCATTTTCCTCCCCCTTTTCTCCCCACCCTCCCTCGCCCGAGGGATCGATCGCGCGCGATTTGCCTCCCCTCCCTCCCTCAATCCGCGAGCGACTGACCGAGATCGGGCCCGGCGGTAAtggcggtggaggaggtggccgAGAGCTGCGGCAGCCACGCcgccgcggcgggcggcggcggacgcggacgcgggggcgggggcgggggcggagggtcctcgtccccgCCGGGCGCCGcggggtcgggggcgggggcgggggcgcagtccaggaagcagcagcagcagcaccaccacAAGCTGGAGGTCTACACCGAGGTGCTGGCGCGCCTCCACGCCGCCGAGGAGCGCGCCCCCGGCTTCGACGACGACCTCTGGAGCCACTTCAACCGCCTCCCCGCGCGGTAAcgcccccgccccctcctcctcccggtCCCTCCCACTGACGGCTGCGACGCGGCGGTACTGACGATTCTCGATTTGGCGTTTCGGCCTGGGTTGCAGCTACGCGATGGATGTGAACGTGGAGAGGGCGGAGGACGTGCTCACGCACAAGCGCCTCCTCGAGCTGGCCAGGGATCCGGCGCAGCGCCCGGCCTTCGCCGTGCGGGCCGTGCAGGTGAGCCGTTCGTTCCtcatcacgacgggcttcttccccCCCGTGCTCGTGCTGGTTTAGGAATGCGATTCGGAGCGCCACTGATGTGATGGACCGCTGTACATGACTTGAAATTCGATTGTCCCGAGTTGTATTATATGGTCTGACTTATGTGCTCATCGTCCCTGGTTGGTTGGCCTCGGTGGGCTGGGGGTTCAGTTTTCTGCCCTTCAGATTTCCTTTTTTATAATCATTCCATCCCATCACCACTGAAGCCTAGTCAATGACACTCATTCTCGGTGGTAACACGTCTTTCACCGTCCGGAAAGAATGGGGACATTTTATTAGTATTCTCTTAAACTGGATTGGTATTCTCTACCAAGGAATTGGCTCATTGGCACTTGGTATTACCACTTCCGGATACATCACTTGTTTATACTGTCAGCAGCACCAACTGAGAAGATGCCTTATGGGTATCCCGTCACCACTGTATTTGAGATTTGAGAGTTGCCACGTTAGGGCTTTTGAATCGTCTAAATGCTAACACTGTCAGGAAGTATTATTTTTGGTATTTACTACTTGACTGATGGAGTATCAAACTGTTAAAAATCTGCTCTACTATGAATATGATGTTCAAAGAGTAGATGTAGGGTGGGGGTCCTCGAGCATTTTTAAAATGAGATAAAAGAAAGCCTGAACGTCCCCTCTGAGCGTAGCATAATTTGATTGATTTTAACCACTTACTTACTGAGTGAAAGTTTAAGCTCTCCCATTATTAGCTGGCAGCGCCGATGCATTATTTTATTTCCAAGTTGtgcatttcttttttcttttaactGCAAAAATAGTTGCTAACTTGCAGTCAGATGTAAAACTTCTATGCTGTTCATTGTCCTTATTTGAGTCTTGATTCATTAGGTATCTCCAATTGTTGATGGGAATCAGACTGATGCTGATTCACACACTGCAGGGGAGGAAGTTGCTTCAAGGCTGTTGAATAGGCAACAAAGGTACCTGCGCTTTTCACTCTGCTACTAAATATTTTTGCTGATTGGAAAATGTCTTGTATCTTTCTTATTGCCATGCATTGCAAAATACTACCTCTACCAGTGGTTCAATTTTCCTTCATTCCTAACATGTACAAGTTATGTTCAGCATCCACCCTCCTCCTGCTTTTGGTTCATCTACAAACCTTGAGGCCCTTGCGCTTGAAGCTAGTAAGTCGCAAGGCCAAGATCAGGATAGCACCTCAGATAATGTTCGATCTCTCTACAGGTAAGACTTTGCTAGTTACCTTTGCCTCTATTTTATCCTCATACAATAGTATTCTTGTTAAATCACTATGTCACTTGACAGTTAACATATTATAGGTATATAATTATTGCATTTTCTTGTTCTGCAAGTGCTATTTCCTCTGCCGAGGACACTGATTTGATTGTATTTGTATGCCATACAGACCCATGCATGAAATCACTTTCTCTACCAttgacaaaccaaagcttctcagcgAGGTAAACAGGGATCTATGTACATTTGTGGATTTTATTTAGGATATCTATCTATATATCCCTAGATTTTTTAACAACATAATTCATGGTATCTAACCTGAATAAATACCAGTTCGCTGAATATGTGTGTTTCATCTATTTGTTTAGTGATGCCATGTTTTCTGATGCCCCCAGCTGACATGTCTGCTTGGTGAAATTGGTCTCAACATTCAAGAAGCACATGCATTTTCAACAAATGATGGCTACTCACTCGATGTGTTTGTCGTTGTTGGTTGGCATGCTGAGGTATTTCAGTACCTCATTTTGTCTTTGGACCTATGATTTTGTGTTTTGTCGCTGTTTAACATTTAATGATCTGTTCATTTATTTAGGAAACGGAGGATTTGATAGAAGAATTAAAAAAAGAAATCAGCAAGATTGAGGAGGTGAAACAGAGACGCATATACTTTATTGCCATTTAGTTAGTCCCCAGTTTCACATGCTTGTTTTCTTCGTGCTCATATTTTGCTTTGGCTTGAATTGGGCAGACACAAGCATGGTCTACATCTCATTCATGGTCTTCTCCAGTTGAAAATATGCAGATCGTGGAGAACTCAACAGCCGATCATGTTGCTATACCTACAGATGGTGCCAGTGAATGGGAAATTGATATAAAACTACTCGATTTCGGGAATAAAGTAGCATCTGGATCATATGGTGATCTGTGAGTGTTCACTCCTGGCTATCATGAAAATTTATGTGGAGTTTTCAGGCAATCACGTAACTGACTCGTTCTTTTACCAGTTACCGGGGTACATATTGTAGTCAAGATGTAGCTATTAAAGTGCTCAAACCTGAGAGGGTAAATGTGGACATGCAGCGTGAATTTGCCCAGGAAGTTTATATTATGAGGTTTGTTACATCATATACTCTGTTTTCCCAATATAGGTTTAAGGCTTTTGCACATGTGAAACTGGGGACTAACTAAATGGCAATAAAGTATAAACTGGGGACGTAGGTGTGTTTCTTCTTCACTTAGCTCTGACAGGCCTCCCTGTGGAGGTTTGGGGTGGAGTTGAGAGAGAGGAGCATGGTAGATTGTTCGCGTTTGCTTCCTGTCGTAGCTTGTTTAGTTTGGATGCTTGGGTTTTtgttaatgaaaatcggaagggagaAGCCCTTCTTTTATAAAAAAAGGCTTTTGCACATAAACCTGTGTTTCCCCCCTCTGTGTATTTATGTCATCTCACTTAGTCATTTTCTTCTGTTACACAATGAATACCATTCTTAAAAATATTAGGGCCTGTTTGGATTGCTACCAAAGCTGACCCTGCCAAAAAATTGGCTAGCCCATGCAATTTGGTAGCTGTTTGGATCTGCACCAAAAAATTGGCTCACCAGACTTGCCCAGCGCCTCCATGTATTTCTCGCCAACGCGTGAACGTCACGAGGGCACAAGAAAGCTGTGCCAATATTTTGGCGCTGGACCCTGGTTGTTATGGTGGGCTCTGCCGCATGCATGAAGTTAGGATAAGCCGTTTTTTTGGCTGTAACCAATCAGCGGCACCTTTTAATTCAAAGATATGCGGTCCTGTGTGTGATTAGCAATTGCATACAGTAATTCTTCAGTATCCAAACAATAGCAAAACGAAGTGCATGCAGCATGCCATGTCATTCTTTTGGTGACTTCTGTTAACATTGATTAAATATAAGTTTTTACAGAAAAAAACACATTGAAGTATTGAAATGTATTTCTTCTCAATTTTGTAATAGATGTAGTTAAATATTTTTCGACTAGCATAATTGTCATGCCAGTTGGTCGCAAACCAAACAAAACAACAGTCTCATTGCCAAAATTTTGGAGGATATGATGGTCACAATCCAAACACCAAcaacttgccaaaattttggtgggGCAAGTTGGGGCTCAAACCAAACAGCCACTTAGTCTCAATCTCTCAGATGCTCCGGTTGTCACGTTTTCTCTGCTGAAATATTTACTTTTAGGATGCTAAGATGATAAAGATCCACCCTTGCTGTCATTTACCTGTCAACATCTTATTCTCTCAGTTCTTTAATTGCTTATTAAC
It encodes:
- the LOC119302726 gene encoding serine/threonine-protein kinase STY46-like, which translates into the protein MAVEEVAESCGSHAAAAGGGGRGRGGGGGGGGSSSPPGAAGSGAGAGAQSRKQQQQHHHKLEVYTEVLARLHAAEERAPGFDDDLWSHFNRLPARYAMDVNVERAEDVLTHKRLLELARDPAQRPAFAVRAVQVSPIVDGNQTDADSHTAGEEVASRLLNRQQSIHPPPAFGSSTNLEALALEASKSQGQDQDSTSDNVRSLYRPMHEITFSTIDKPKLLSELTCLLGEIGLNIQEAHAFSTNDGYSLDVFVVVGWHAEETEDLIEELKKEISKIEETQAWSTSHSWSSPVENMQIVENSTADHVAIPTDGASEWEIDIKLLDFGNKVASGSYGDLYRGTYCSQDVAIKVLKPERVNVDMQREFAQEVYIMRKVRHKNVVQFIGACTKPPRLCIVTEFMSGGSVYDYLHKHKGIFKLPALVGVAMDVSKGMSYLHQNNIIHRDLKTANLLMDENGMVKVADFGVARVKVQSGVMTAETGTYRWMAPEVIEHKPYDHKADVFSFGILLWELLTGKIPYEYLTPLQAAVGVVQKGLRPTIPKNAHAKLAELLQKCWQQDPAERPDFSEILEALKKIAEEVGDEHDGKHKDKSLGGFFSSLRGRGH